The Aerococcaceae bacterium DSM 111021 genome includes a region encoding these proteins:
- a CDS encoding MFS transporter yields MKKEKIFYGWWIVIAILTNVALLGPAAVALANLFQTAVTTEFGITNSAFAINNMIVLGIGIFISPIVSKYLAGPHFKKTYLMGIASYIIGLVGYSISQNIYMFYFFSLFIGIGFITSTMIPASLLINNWFVEKRGLALSIALSGLGVGGFVLSPVITILITNIQWRMTYLIYAITIAVVVIPITIFLLKFKPEDIGLQALGAEEANSKTNSGENVNDGKVSLSVKDSKTKLFFIALIGGSLIIGLVNNGGLGQFPPSITIQHGPVFSSIIVSLYSIVGIAGKLILGQVTDKYGVRVSVIYTTIGIAIAYSLMMFSDVQLNVYLMAIFFGISNANATVLAPLLTNSIFPAKEYSGAFGFVQSGQQLGMAIGSLAVAGIADASGGYTASWLVMAILGLAGGLSWLVAISNSKKYVK; encoded by the coding sequence ATGAAAAAAGAAAAAATATTTTACGGTTGGTGGATAGTGATTGCGATATTAACAAACGTCGCGTTATTAGGACCAGCTGCAGTTGCACTTGCGAACCTTTTCCAAACAGCAGTAACAACAGAGTTCGGAATTACTAATAGTGCCTTTGCGATTAATAATATGATTGTTTTAGGAATCGGGATATTCATATCGCCGATCGTGTCAAAATACTTAGCAGGACCTCACTTCAAAAAAACGTATTTAATGGGTATAGCTTCATATATTATTGGATTAGTAGGATATAGTATTTCACAGAATATTTACATGTTTTATTTCTTCTCATTGTTTATAGGTATTGGCTTTATTACGTCTACAATGATTCCTGCGAGTCTTTTAATTAACAATTGGTTTGTTGAAAAAAGAGGATTAGCATTAAGTATTGCACTTTCAGGTCTAGGTGTAGGTGGGTTTGTTTTAAGTCCAGTTATTACAATTTTAATTACGAATATTCAATGGCGAATGACTTACTTAATCTATGCCATTACGATTGCTGTAGTGGTTATACCTATTACAATTTTTCTATTAAAGTTCAAACCAGAAGACATAGGCTTACAAGCTTTAGGAGCAGAAGAGGCTAATTCAAAAACTAACTCTGGTGAAAATGTAAATGATGGCAAAGTATCATTATCTGTTAAAGATTCAAAGACAAAACTCTTCTTTATCGCCTTAATTGGTGGATCATTAATTATCGGACTCGTTAATAATGGTGGATTAGGACAGTTCCCACCCTCAATTACAATCCAACATGGTCCGGTATTTTCATCAATTATTGTATCATTGTATTCAATTGTTGGTATTGCAGGTAAACTAATTTTAGGGCAAGTGACAGATAAATATGGTGTTCGAGTGAGTGTCATTTACACAACAATTGGTATTGCGATAGCATATTCATTGATGATGTTCTCAGATGTACAATTAAACGTATATCTAATGGCAATCTTCTTTGGAATTTCAAACGCGAATGCAACAGTTCTGGCACCATTACTTACGAACTCTATATTCCCGGCAAAAGAGTACTCAGGTGCATTTGGGTTTGTTCAATCGGGTCAACAATTAGGTATGGCCATTGGGTCACTAGCAGTAGCAGGAATTGCTGATGCTAGTGGAGGTTATACAGCTTCATGGCTTGTTATGGCAATCCTTGGGTTAGCAGGAGGCTTATCGTGGTTAGTAGCCATCTCTAATTCTAAAAAGTATGTTAAATAA
- a CDS encoding NCS2 family permease, translating to MNALNRFFKLEEHNTTFSTEIVAGITTFLAMSYIVFVNPSILALSGMPSQAVFLATLFASAISTLFIGLFANVPYALAPGMGLNAFFTYTVVFALGFTWQEALSMVFICGLINVLITVTKVRKMLILAIPEFLQHAISAGIGVFIGYLGIKNAGLLQFTSDVTNIVSVNGQPGGSEINGVVESVVTSGGILPELVDLTQPTVLIVVFGLFITIALMILNVQGAILIGIIATTLLSMVFGLVDLSTIDFSQNTLGAAFVEFKETFLVIFTSAGLPSLFSDITKLPVVIMTIFAFSLADVFDTIGTFIGTGRRTGIFTDKDIKELEDSTGITSKMDRALFADSVGTVFGAIFGTSNTTTFVESAAGIGAGGRTGLTSVATAICFILAAFLAPVISIVPAAATAPALIIVGILMVSSFADIEWSDFSVAVPAFFTSVFMGLAYSISNGIAAGFITYGLVKIVKGEAKDVHPILWISMGLFILNFIVMASF from the coding sequence ATGAACGCTTTAAATCGTTTTTTTAAGTTGGAAGAACATAACACAACTTTTTCAACAGAAATTGTGGCAGGTATTACAACTTTCTTAGCAATGTCTTACATTGTGTTTGTTAACCCTAGTATTTTAGCATTATCTGGAATGCCATCTCAGGCAGTGTTTCTAGCGACATTATTTGCATCAGCTATCTCGACATTATTTATTGGACTATTCGCAAATGTCCCTTACGCACTTGCGCCAGGTATGGGCTTAAATGCTTTCTTTACCTATACAGTTGTCTTTGCCTTAGGTTTTACTTGGCAAGAAGCTTTATCAATGGTATTTATCTGTGGATTGATTAACGTTTTAATTACCGTTACAAAAGTACGAAAAATGTTAATTCTAGCGATTCCAGAGTTTTTACAGCATGCTATTTCTGCTGGTATCGGTGTATTTATTGGTTACTTAGGTATAAAAAACGCAGGTCTATTACAATTTACTTCTGATGTGACAAACATCGTTTCGGTAAACGGACAACCTGGCGGATCAGAAATCAACGGTGTCGTTGAATCCGTTGTAACAAGTGGAGGTATTTTACCTGAGTTAGTTGATTTAACTCAACCAACTGTCCTAATTGTTGTCTTTGGTCTATTCATTACAATCGCTTTAATGATCTTGAATGTACAAGGCGCGATTCTAATTGGTATTATTGCAACGACTTTATTATCAATGGTCTTTGGTTTAGTTGATTTATCAACAATTGATTTTTCTCAAAATACATTAGGCGCTGCTTTCGTTGAATTTAAAGAAACCTTTTTAGTTATCTTTACATCAGCCGGGCTACCATCCCTATTCTCAGATATTACTAAACTGCCTGTTGTTATTATGACGATTTTTGCATTTAGTTTAGCGGATGTGTTCGACACAATTGGTACATTCATTGGTACTGGCCGTCGTACTGGAATCTTCACAGATAAAGATATTAAAGAATTAGAAGATTCAACAGGTATTACATCTAAGATGGACCGTGCATTATTCGCCGATTCAGTAGGTACAGTCTTTGGTGCTATCTTTGGTACATCAAACACAACGACGTTCGTTGAGTCAGCTGCTGGTATTGGAGCGGGTGGACGTACTGGATTAACTTCAGTTGCGACTGCTATTTGTTTCATCCTTGCTGCATTCCTAGCGCCTGTTATTAGTATTGTTCCAGCTGCTGCAACAGCTCCAGCATTAATAATTGTTGGTATCTTAATGGTTTCAAGCTTTGCTGATATCGAATGGTCTGATTTCTCAGTAGCCGTTCCAGCCTTCTTTACTTCAGTGTTTATGGGACTTGCTTACTCAATCTCTAACGGGATTGCAGCAGGATTCATTACTTATGGGCTCGTTAAGATTGTTAAAGGCGAAGCGAAAGATGTTCACCCGATTCTATGGATTTCAATGGGATTATTCATCCTGAACTTTATTGTCATGGCTTCATTTTAA
- a CDS encoding serine/threonine protein phosphatase, giving the protein MTKDNAFVIGDIHGMYHSLEVMLSHWRREDEQLILIGDYIDRGPNSDSVLKTVRELQSEHGAILIRGNHEQLFLNYLLNPKKDWKLYKQNGGATTISQLLKLNVEEVEEGDPEEVAQSLLSQEPWLVSWLESLVYYTTFGNHIIVHAGVDFSKSDWRFTSLHDFLWIREGFHFEKNTTGRNIIFGHTPVQTLHDTVEPWKRDGKWGIDGGNVYGGSLIGLRIDKENVNDVIVLR; this is encoded by the coding sequence ATGACAAAAGATAATGCCTTTGTAATTGGAGATATACATGGCATGTACCATTCGTTAGAGGTCATGTTATCTCATTGGCGCCGAGAAGATGAGCAATTAATATTGATTGGTGATTATATTGATCGAGGTCCTAATTCAGATTCTGTGCTTAAGACGGTAAGAGAGTTACAAAGTGAGCACGGTGCAATTCTTATAAGAGGGAATCATGAGCAGTTATTCCTAAATTACTTACTTAACCCAAAAAAAGATTGGAAACTATACAAACAAAACGGCGGAGCGACAACTATTTCTCAGCTATTGAAACTCAACGTAGAGGAAGTTGAAGAAGGAGATCCTGAGGAAGTGGCTCAAAGCCTGCTTTCTCAAGAGCCATGGCTTGTCAGTTGGCTAGAAAGTTTAGTGTATTACACAACTTTTGGGAATCATATTATTGTTCACGCAGGTGTTGATTTTAGCAAATCAGATTGGCGTTTTACATCTTTACATGATTTCTTATGGATCCGTGAGGGCTTCCATTTTGAAAAAAATACGACAGGCCGTAATATCATCTTTGGACATACGCCTGTGCAAACATTACACGATACAGTCGAACCCTGGAAGCGCGATGGTAAATGGGGGATAGACGGTGGGAATGTCTATGGTGGAAGTTTGATTGGATTACGAATAGATAAAGAAAATGTCAATGACGTCATAGTACTTAGATAG
- a CDS encoding RNA-binding transcriptional accessory protein, whose protein sequence is MATVIEATDLIKQISQETKIKPNQVQSVLNLLNEGNTIPFIARYRKEVTGSLDEVQIHDIEQKYTYAKQLGERKEEVVRLIAEQEKLTDEIQRNVMKSTTLQQVEDLYRPFKQQRRTKAMTAKENGLEPLAKWLLSTQATDLTPEAEAENYINEEVKTAKDALLGAHEILAQDVSDNAQYREFIRKYTRYNAKIVTSLKDETIDENKVYQQYYEYNEPLTSLMSHRTLAINRAEKEGVISVKIQTDAEPVINYMSKRFIPEGLNDSKKELVQLAVEDAYKRFIGPSIEREMRNEASEVAGQQAIKVFGENLRNLLLQPPLKGRVVMGFDPAYRTGCKLAIINETGRVLDKGVIYPHKPASAQKRQAAAGELLDFIRKYDIDIIAIGNGTASRESEQFVSDIISENNLKTQFIVINEAGASVYSASAIARQEFPDFAVEERSAVSIARRLQDPIAELIKIDPKSMGVGQYQHDVSQKELTQQLDFVVNITVNQVGVDINTASIQLLEHVSGLTAATAKNVIALRDELGHFSSREQIKDVKRLGPKTYEQAVGFIRILGGENPLDQTSIHPESYKIALDILDQAGVNVNDVGSDEAIETLKTLKASDLASQYDLGVESISDILDGLMHPTADVRDGQDAPVLRADVLSMEDLSEGMQLQGVVRNVVDFGAFVDIGVKQDGLIHISKLSKKFIKHPSDAVSVGDIVEVEVISIERDKGRIGLKRLFDK, encoded by the coding sequence ATGGCAACAGTTATCGAAGCAACAGATTTAATTAAACAAATTAGTCAAGAAACAAAAATTAAACCAAATCAAGTTCAATCTGTATTGAATTTACTTAACGAGGGGAATACGATTCCGTTTATTGCTCGTTACCGTAAAGAGGTTACAGGATCATTGGATGAGGTGCAAATTCATGATATCGAGCAGAAATATACTTACGCTAAACAACTTGGTGAGCGTAAAGAAGAAGTCGTTCGATTAATCGCTGAACAAGAGAAGTTAACTGATGAGATCCAACGCAATGTTATGAAATCAACGACTCTACAACAAGTAGAAGATTTATACCGTCCTTTTAAACAACAGCGTCGTACTAAAGCGATGACTGCCAAAGAGAATGGGCTAGAGCCATTGGCGAAGTGGTTATTATCAACTCAAGCAACTGACTTAACACCAGAAGCAGAAGCTGAAAATTATATTAATGAAGAAGTCAAAACGGCTAAAGACGCCCTTTTAGGTGCGCATGAAATTCTAGCTCAAGACGTGTCCGATAACGCACAATACCGTGAATTTATCCGTAAATATACACGCTATAATGCGAAAATCGTAACATCTTTAAAAGACGAAACAATTGACGAAAACAAAGTATATCAACAATATTATGAATATAATGAGCCTTTAACATCATTGATGTCTCATCGTACTTTAGCGATTAACCGTGCGGAAAAAGAAGGCGTAATAAGCGTTAAGATTCAAACAGATGCAGAACCAGTCATTAATTATATGTCGAAACGCTTCATTCCAGAAGGACTGAATGACAGTAAGAAAGAGCTTGTTCAATTAGCAGTTGAAGATGCGTATAAACGTTTCATCGGACCTTCGATTGAACGTGAGATGCGTAATGAAGCAAGTGAAGTTGCTGGACAACAAGCGATTAAAGTCTTTGGTGAAAACTTACGTAATCTATTGTTACAACCACCTTTAAAAGGTCGTGTAGTAATGGGATTTGACCCAGCATACCGTACGGGTTGCAAGTTAGCGATTATCAATGAAACGGGTCGTGTACTTGACAAAGGTGTCATCTATCCTCACAAACCCGCTTCAGCTCAAAAGCGTCAAGCAGCAGCAGGGGAACTATTAGACTTTATTCGCAAATACGATATCGATATTATCGCGATTGGTAATGGTACCGCAAGTCGTGAATCAGAGCAATTTGTCTCTGACATCATCAGCGAAAATAACTTGAAGACGCAATTTATCGTTATTAATGAAGCAGGGGCATCTGTATATAGTGCAAGCGCAATTGCACGTCAAGAGTTCCCGGACTTCGCAGTGGAAGAACGGAGTGCTGTATCCATTGCACGTCGACTTCAAGATCCAATCGCTGAATTAATTAAGATAGATCCAAAATCAATGGGTGTGGGGCAATATCAACATGACGTGAGTCAGAAAGAGTTAACTCAACAATTAGACTTTGTTGTTAATATTACCGTCAACCAAGTTGGTGTGGACATTAACACAGCAAGTATCCAATTACTTGAACATGTATCTGGTCTAACAGCAGCAACTGCCAAGAACGTGATTGCTTTACGTGATGAGCTAGGTCATTTCTCTAGTCGTGAACAGATTAAAGATGTGAAACGATTAGGGCCTAAGACTTATGAACAAGCCGTTGGTTTCATTCGTATATTAGGTGGCGAAAATCCATTAGACCAAACTAGTATTCACCCGGAAAGTTATAAGATTGCTTTAGATATATTAGACCAAGCTGGCGTGAATGTGAATGATGTTGGAAGTGATGAAGCAATTGAAACACTGAAGACATTGAAAGCAAGCGACTTGGCGAGTCAGTACGACTTAGGAGTTGAGTCTATCTCAGACATCCTTGACGGTTTAATGCACCCAACAGCAGATGTTCGTGATGGTCAAGACGCGCCCGTACTACGCGCTGATGTATTATCGATGGAAGACTTGAGCGAAGGAATGCAACTACAAGGTGTCGTGCGTAACGTTGTCGACTTTGGAGCTTTCGTTGATATTGGTGTTAAACAAGACGGATTGATTCATATCTCAAAACTATCGAAAAAATTCATCAAACATCCTTCAGATGCTGTATCAGTAGGAGATATAGTAGAGGTTGAAGTAATTTCAATCGAACGAGACAAAGGTCGAATTGGATTGAAACGACTGTTTGATAAGTAA